The Daucus carota subsp. sativus chromosome 2, DH1 v3.0, whole genome shotgun sequence genome includes a window with the following:
- the LOC108207271 gene encoding uncharacterized protein LOC108207271, with product MGRHVFLRIVDAVSNFDPYFQQRIDAVGRKGLSPLQKCIAAMRMLAYGVSVDAVDDYVRIGESTAVEGLKKFVSNVVTIFEGEYLRKPNSNDMQRLLQMGEARGFPGMMGSIDCMHWQWKNCPKAWKGMFMSGHKGVATLILEEVASSDLWIWHAFFGVAGSNNDINVLDRSPVFDDVLQGRAPEVNYTINGNNYNIGYYLTDGIYPEWATFVKTIPRPQGEKRKLFSKYQKSQRKDVERAFGVLQSRFAIVRGPARFWDKEDLGRIMRACIILHNMIVEDERDTYATQFGQLPTYDDATNGLSEPNLGEEPSIPYETYIQNSMQMRDRRAHRQLQNDLVEHIS from the coding sequence ATGGGAAGACATGTCTTTCTTCGTATTGTGGATGCTGTTTCAAACTTTGATCCATACTTCCAACAGAGGATTGATGCAGTGGGAAGAAAAGGTTTATCACCTTTACAGAAATGTATTGCGGCAATGCGTATGTTGGCATATGGTGTATCTGTTGACGCTGTTGATGATTATGTTCGTATTGGAGAGAGTACTGCGGTTGAAGGCTTGAAAAAATTCGTCTCAAATGTAGTTACGATATTTGAGGGTGAATACCTACGAAAGCCGAACTCGAATGACATGCAACGTCTACTACAGATGGGTGAGGCTCGTGGCTTTCCCGGCATGATGGGCAGCATTGATTGCATGCATTGGCAATGGAAAAATTGTCCAAAAGCATGGAAGGGAATGTTCATGAGTGGTCATAAAGGAGTTGCAACACTAATacttgaagaagttgcttcaTCCGATCTTTGGATATGGCATGCATTTTTTGGAGTTGCTGGATcaaataatgacataaatgtTTTAGATCGGTCACCAGTATTTGATGATGTGCTACAAGGTCGTGCTCCAGAGGTAAATTATACTATCAATGGAAACAATTATAATATCGGATATTACTTAACAGATGGAATATATCCTGAGTGGGCAACGTTTGTTAAAACGATACCACGTCCACAAGGTGAGAAAAGaaaattgttttcaaaatatcaaaaaagcCAAAGAAAAGACGTTGAACGCGCGTTTGGTGTGCTACAGTCCCGTTTTGCAATTGTACGTGGTCCAGCACGCTTTTGGGACAAAGAAGATCTTGGGAGAATCATGAGAGCATGCATCATACTTCATAATATGATTGTTGAAGACGAAAGGGACACATATGCCACTCAATTTGGTCAATTACCAACTTATGATGATGCAACAAATGGCTTATCGGAACCAAATTTAGGCGAGGAACCTTCAATCCCGTATGAGACTTATATTCAAAATAGTATGCAGATGCGTGATAGACGGGCACATCGTCAGCTACAAAATGACTTGGTTGAGCATATCTCGTAG